Proteins from a genomic interval of Triplophysa dalaica isolate WHDGS20190420 chromosome 21, ASM1584641v1, whole genome shotgun sequence:
- the ccdc50b gene encoding coiled-coil domain-containing protein 50 isoform X1, translating into MAETDIDKSHLPGVHDVCQCFSVLEDGALAQSLQEQEIEQFYSTNMQKNQAVQTDVRLARRLQEEEEHRADLHQDLRELEEEDCRYARTIQEELQRCAEEARRREKEDEAIAKQLQDEEEMEMKRQRAAAGRHDDSCASPLCEGLGVWEQVLQDAELARRLQEEEDLLPHRELPQSSGSEVDFIAAQVAQDEEIAHYMQRHHRRLNNRPKDLEILERQSEPRDEDNTTTRKALQMLRERLNSDGLHSPVEEDFTIETHLPSPSCTALRSQHIHNIAEELDPTFKARKCESQISTNPPSADVCLAPRNPHSIFYDYLPEPNFVPPTKRQNDKAARHKAKDKRENCKQQ; encoded by the exons ATGGCAGAAACTGACATTGACAAATCTCACCTGCCAGGTGTACATGACG TGTGCCAGTGTTTCTCTGTGTTGGAAGACGGGGCTTTGGCACAAAGTCTGCAGGAGCAGGAAA TCGAGCAGTTCTACAGCACCAATATGCAGAAGAATCAGGCAGTGCAGACCGATGTCCGTCTGGCCCGGAGGCTgcaggaggaggaggaacaTAGAGCGGATCTCCATCAAGATCTTCGGGAGCT TGAGGAAGAGGATTGCAGATACGCTCGGACCATTCAAGAAGAGCTTCAGAGATGTGCCGAGGAGGCCAGAAGACGAGAGAAAGAAGATGAG GCAATAGCTAAGCAGCTACAGGATGAAGAAGAAATGGAGATGAAACGGCAGAGGGCTGCAGCCGGTCGCCATGACGACAGCTGTGCCTCTCCTCTGTGTGAAG gGTTAGGAGTTTGGGAGCAGGTGCTTCAGGATGCTGAACTGGCCCGTAGACTTCAGGAAGAAGAGGATTTGCTGCCTCACAGAGAG TTACCTCAGAGCTCTGGTTCAGAAGTGGACTTCATTGCAGCACAAGTAGCCCAGGATGAG GAGATCGCCCACTACATGCAGCGCCATCATAGGAGACTCAACAACAGACCAAAAGATCTAGAAATCCTAGAGAGGCAGAGTGAACCAAGAGATGAAGACAACACTACAACCAGGAAG GCCCTTCAGATGTTAAGAGAGAGATTAAACTCCGATGGACTGCACTCACCTGTGGAAGAAGACTTTACAATTGAAACCCATCTACCAAGCCCATCATGCACTGCACT CCGATCGCAGCACATACACAACATCGCTGAAGAGCTCGACCCAACGTTTAAGGCGAGAAAGTGTGAGAGTCAGATCTCCACTAATCCTCCGTCGG CAGATGTGTGTCTGGCCCCTCGTAACCCGCACAGCATCTTTTACGATTACCTGCCAGAGCCCAACTTCGTGCCGCCGACTAAACGGCAGAATGATAAAGCGGCACGACACAAAGCCAAAGACAAGAGAGAAAACTGCAAACAGCAGTGA
- the tnfrsf9b gene encoding tumor necrosis factor receptor superfamily member 9b isoform X1 translates to MRLLHGLFFFLALSVLTVTQGLESKCEDLKLQKDSENVCCKKCIPGNHIIDNCGKDPNALCAPCGNDTYISDTSQKNCLRCTQCIGVMRVKVRCSASRDTICECSQGFRCGNEECSFCVQECTKGQQPKDRMCEPCPPGTYNDRLHQSCIKWRKCTQPDHQIIVPGTAESNVDCGPKRQPDQTTSPDNTPTETPSVGKPLMSPPYNSSILEESRVIAILVTFGLLCIMIPFFTILYLEWKRKTLDKPLGTKKAQTAEETRTAQPEECSFCFPQQEHGASSQTSMSSLVSEDKAMPLVG, encoded by the exons atgaGGCTGCTCCAtggattgttttttttcctagcGCTCTCCGTTCTGACTGTAACACAAGGATTGGAATCGAAATGTGAGGATTTGAAATTACAAAAGGATTCCGAAAATGTGTGCTGCAAGAAATGCATTCCAG GAAACCATATCATCGATAACTGTGGTAAAGACCCGAATGCTTTGTGTGCTCCATGTGGAAATGACACCTACATCTCAGATACAAGCCAGAAGAACTGTCTCCGGTGTACTCAATGCATAG GTGTGATGCGTGTGAAGGTCAGATGTTCAGCCAGCAGAGATACGATATGTGAATGCTCTCAGGGTTTTCGCTGCGGGAATGAAGAGTGTTCGTTCTGTGTGCAGGAATGTACCAAAGGACAACAGCCTAAAGACA GGATGTGTGAACCATGTCCTCCAGGAACATACAATGACCGACTTCATCAATCCTGTATTAAATGGAGAAA ATGCACACAGCCAGACCACCAAATTATTGTTCCTGGAACGGCCGAGTCAAATGTAGACTGCGGACCTAAAAGACAACCAGACCAAACCACTTCACCAGATAACACACCAACAGAAACACCATCAGTTGGAAAACCACTAATGTCTCCACCTTACAACAGCAGCATCCTCGAAGAGAGCA GGGTCATAGCTATTTTAGTCACTTTCGGGCTCCTCTGTATAATGATACCTTTTTTCACAATCCTGTACCTGGAGTGGAAAAGAAAGACCCTTGACAAACCCCTGGGTACAAAGAAAGCTCAAACTG CAGAAGAGACTCGGACAGCTCAACCTGAAGAATGCAGTTTCTGTTTTCCACAGCAGGAACACGGTGCAAGCAGTCAGACGTCCATGTCCTCGCTGGTCTCAGAAGACAAGGCAATGCCTTTAGTTGGATGA
- the ccdc50b gene encoding coiled-coil domain-containing protein 50 isoform X3, with translation MAETDIDKSHLPGVHDVCQCFSVLEDGALAQSLQEQEIEQFYSTNMQKNQAVQTDVRLARRLQEEEEHRADLHQDLRELEEEDCRYARTIQEELQRCAEEARRREKEDEAIAKQLQDEEEMEMKRQRAAAGRHDDSCASPLCEGLGVWEQVLQDAELARRLQEEEDLLPHRELPQSSGSEVDFIAAQVAQDEIAHYMQRHHRRLNNRPKDLEILERQSEPRDEDNTTTRKALQMLRERLNSDGLHSPVEEDFTIETHLPSPSCTALRSQHIHNIAEELDPTFKARKCESQISTNPPSADVCLAPRNPHSIFYDYLPEPNFVPPTKRQNDKAARHKAKDKRENCKQQ, from the exons ATGGCAGAAACTGACATTGACAAATCTCACCTGCCAGGTGTACATGACG TGTGCCAGTGTTTCTCTGTGTTGGAAGACGGGGCTTTGGCACAAAGTCTGCAGGAGCAGGAAA TCGAGCAGTTCTACAGCACCAATATGCAGAAGAATCAGGCAGTGCAGACCGATGTCCGTCTGGCCCGGAGGCTgcaggaggaggaggaacaTAGAGCGGATCTCCATCAAGATCTTCGGGAGCT TGAGGAAGAGGATTGCAGATACGCTCGGACCATTCAAGAAGAGCTTCAGAGATGTGCCGAGGAGGCCAGAAGACGAGAGAAAGAAGATGAG GCAATAGCTAAGCAGCTACAGGATGAAGAAGAAATGGAGATGAAACGGCAGAGGGCTGCAGCCGGTCGCCATGACGACAGCTGTGCCTCTCCTCTGTGTGAAG gGTTAGGAGTTTGGGAGCAGGTGCTTCAGGATGCTGAACTGGCCCGTAGACTTCAGGAAGAAGAGGATTTGCTGCCTCACAGAGAG TTACCTCAGAGCTCTGGTTCAGAAGTGGACTTCATTGCAGCACAAGTAGCCCAGGATGAG ATCGCCCACTACATGCAGCGCCATCATAGGAGACTCAACAACAGACCAAAAGATCTAGAAATCCTAGAGAGGCAGAGTGAACCAAGAGATGAAGACAACACTACAACCAGGAAG GCCCTTCAGATGTTAAGAGAGAGATTAAACTCCGATGGACTGCACTCACCTGTGGAAGAAGACTTTACAATTGAAACCCATCTACCAAGCCCATCATGCACTGCACT CCGATCGCAGCACATACACAACATCGCTGAAGAGCTCGACCCAACGTTTAAGGCGAGAAAGTGTGAGAGTCAGATCTCCACTAATCCTCCGTCGG CAGATGTGTGTCTGGCCCCTCGTAACCCGCACAGCATCTTTTACGATTACCTGCCAGAGCCCAACTTCGTGCCGCCGACTAAACGGCAGAATGATAAAGCGGCACGACACAAAGCCAAAGACAAGAGAGAAAACTGCAAACAGCAGTGA
- the ccdc50b gene encoding coiled-coil domain-containing protein 50 isoform X2, with product MAETDIDKSHLPGVHDVCQCFSVLEDGALAQSLQEQEIEQFYSTNMQKNQAVQTDVRLARRLQEEEEHRADLHQDLRELEEEDCRYARTIQEELQRCAEEARRREKEDEAIAKQLQDEEEMEMKRQRAAAGRHDDSCASPLCEGLGVWEQVLQDAELARRLQEEEDLLPHRELPQSSGSEVDFIAAQVAQDEEIAHYMQRHHRRLNNRPKDLEILERQSEPRDEDNTTTRKALQMLRERLNSDGLHSPVEEDFTIETHLPSPSCTALRSQHIHNIAEELDPTFKARKCESQISTNPPSDVCLAPRNPHSIFYDYLPEPNFVPPTKRQNDKAARHKAKDKRENCKQQ from the exons ATGGCAGAAACTGACATTGACAAATCTCACCTGCCAGGTGTACATGACG TGTGCCAGTGTTTCTCTGTGTTGGAAGACGGGGCTTTGGCACAAAGTCTGCAGGAGCAGGAAA TCGAGCAGTTCTACAGCACCAATATGCAGAAGAATCAGGCAGTGCAGACCGATGTCCGTCTGGCCCGGAGGCTgcaggaggaggaggaacaTAGAGCGGATCTCCATCAAGATCTTCGGGAGCT TGAGGAAGAGGATTGCAGATACGCTCGGACCATTCAAGAAGAGCTTCAGAGATGTGCCGAGGAGGCCAGAAGACGAGAGAAAGAAGATGAG GCAATAGCTAAGCAGCTACAGGATGAAGAAGAAATGGAGATGAAACGGCAGAGGGCTGCAGCCGGTCGCCATGACGACAGCTGTGCCTCTCCTCTGTGTGAAG gGTTAGGAGTTTGGGAGCAGGTGCTTCAGGATGCTGAACTGGCCCGTAGACTTCAGGAAGAAGAGGATTTGCTGCCTCACAGAGAG TTACCTCAGAGCTCTGGTTCAGAAGTGGACTTCATTGCAGCACAAGTAGCCCAGGATGAG GAGATCGCCCACTACATGCAGCGCCATCATAGGAGACTCAACAACAGACCAAAAGATCTAGAAATCCTAGAGAGGCAGAGTGAACCAAGAGATGAAGACAACACTACAACCAGGAAG GCCCTTCAGATGTTAAGAGAGAGATTAAACTCCGATGGACTGCACTCACCTGTGGAAGAAGACTTTACAATTGAAACCCATCTACCAAGCCCATCATGCACTGCACT CCGATCGCAGCACATACACAACATCGCTGAAGAGCTCGACCCAACGTTTAAGGCGAGAAAGTGTGAGAGTCAGATCTCCACTAATCCTCCGTCGG ATGTGTGTCTGGCCCCTCGTAACCCGCACAGCATCTTTTACGATTACCTGCCAGAGCCCAACTTCGTGCCGCCGACTAAACGGCAGAATGATAAAGCGGCACGACACAAAGCCAAAGACAAGAGAGAAAACTGCAAACAGCAGTGA
- the fam83e gene encoding protein FAM83E, with protein sequence MSNSQEQSLNENVIFSPLVPSNPDYQHSEVERYCLESLVSSGPEAFYSQLITEQIGPFLTPGEVTEISRWTENYQEGDAALEDGDGEEQVGSEVDDLSGNYFPEQSDTSAPCLELGWPERNSWMDMGRVNVYTNPPTEGRPSIREVLRRLLQGAKKLIAVVTERLSDCAVIVDLQYAASRGVPVYIILNRRSVEENCFPQQLQHANIRMRVLGGKRFLSRDTKMVVGEMKDNFVLVDLETVMLGSYSLTWTDAHLHRQIVTVMSGPVVESFDQEFRILYAASLPIPDTCKTEKPADEPQSNCKPEPLNLSSAKIELTEFVASPPPPPTDFFLDWEDMGVIHRFTESPGYLPDVGETQFFHRPLIMDRHPGIWEVPYNEFTPKVLPGHHEEGKLGSMFLSDFRQPEYQRSRRLFSPGDYQVPHGIDPVNRSMQIPDRITYNRTSPSMRIESDERFPLYKPRIHRSDLGSEEDIGPSVRREPFLRRDRVCEDSMNPDGTKQPNLKKSSEVSRSKTFNTLNDIFKWRNTLGTTGQQKTDGDPASGFSKSTLDLQRTDNTANPRTANCDNLPLTPALALMKKRNDEVKSGLLRSMPNVFTPHLRSSAFGLQRESWRSSYKSHRNEEEH encoded by the exons ATGTCAAACTCTCAAGAGCAAAGTCTCAATGAGAACGTCATCTTTTCTCCGTTGGTGCCATCCAATCCAGACTACCAGCACTCCGAGGTTGAAAGGTACTGTCTGGAGAGTCTTGTCAGTTCAGGGCCCGAAGCCTTTTACAGCCAGCTCATCACTGAGCAGATCGGACCTTTCCTCACACCCGGGGAGGTGACTGAGATCTCCAGGTGGACAGAGAACTATCAAGAGGGGGATGCGGCACTGGAAGATGGCGATGGCGAGGAGCAGGTCGGTTCTGAGGTTGATGACCTTTCCGGAAACTATTTTCCTGAACAGTCGGACACCTCGGCACCGTGCTTGGAGCTGGGATGGCCGGAGAGGAACAGCTGGATGGATATGGGCCGGGTTAATGTTTACACCAACCCTCCCACAGAAGGAAGGCCGTCCATACGAGAAGTTCTTAGAAGACTTCTACAAGGAGCCAAGAAG CTGATCGCCGTGGTGACGGAGAGATTGTCAGACTGCGCTGTGATTGTTGACCTCCAGTATGCAGCATCCCGTGGCGTTCCGGTGTACATCATCCTCAACCGAAGATCTGTGGAGGAAAACTGCTTTCCACAGCAACTTCAACATGCA AACATCAGGATGCGTGTCCTTGGAGGTAAAAGATTCCTGTCGCGTGACACAAAGATGGTGGTCGGGGAGATGAAGGACAACTTTGTGTTGGTGGATCTGGAGACGGTGATGTTGGGGAGTTACAG TCTCACCTGGACTGATGCTCACCTGCACCGTCAGATCGTCACCGTTATGAGCGGCCCAGTCGTGGAATCTTTCGACCAGGAGTTTCGGATTCTCTACGCCGCCTCGCTCCCGATCCCAGACACGTGTAAAACTGAAAAACCAGCTGATGAACCTCAAAGCAACTGTAAACCAGAGCCTCTGAATCTAAGCAGCGCAAAGATCGAACTGACAGAGTTTGTGGCGAGTCCTCCGCCTCCACCGACCGACTTCTTCTTGGACTGGGAGGATATGGGGGTCATCCATAGATTCACAGAAAGTCCAGGTTATCTGCCTGATGTTGGAGAGACGCAGTTCTTTCATCGACCTCTGATCATGGACAGACATCCGGGAATATGGGAGGTTCCATACAATGAGTTTACTCCAAAAGTTCTGCCTGGACATCACGAGGAGGGCAA ATTAGGTTCAATGTTTCTGTCTGACTTCAGGCAACCAGAATATCAAAGGTCAAG GCGACTGTTTTCACCTGGAGACTACCAGGTCCCTCATGGCATTGATCCAGTAAATAG ATCGATGCAAATACCTGATAGAATCACATACAATCGGACGTCTCCTTCGATGAGGATCGAAAGTGATGAGAGGTTTCCTTTATACAAACCGCGTATCCACAGATCAGATTTAGGCTCAGAGGAAGACATCGGACCCTCTGTCAGACGAGAGCCTTTCCTTAGGAGGGATAGAGTATGTGAAGATTCTATGAACCCAGATGGAACCAAACAACCTAACCTaaag AAGTCATCAGAGGTGTCACGAAGCAAGACTTTCAACACTTTGAATGATATATTTAAGTGGAGGAACACACTCGGCACCACTGGACAGCAGAAAACCGACGGCGACCCCGCATCCGGTTTCAGCAAGTCCACCCTGGACCTCCAGCGCACAGACAACACAGCAAATCCTCGAACCGCT aaCTGTGATAATCTTCCTCTGACGCCGGCGCTGGCACTGATGAAAAAGCGAAACGATGAGGTGAAATCGGGGTTATTGAGGAGTATGCCCAACGTGTTCACGCCCCATTTAAGAAGCTCCGCCTTCGGCCTGCAGAGGGAGTCTTGGAGGTCAAGCTATAAAAGCCACAGAAATGAGGAGGAGCACTGA
- the tnfrsf9b gene encoding tumor necrosis factor receptor superfamily member 9b isoform X2 → MRLLHGLFFFLALSVLTVTQGLESKCEDLKLQKDSENVCCKKCIPGNHIIDNCGKDPNALCAPCGNDTYISDTSQKNCLRCTQCIGVMRVKVRCSASRDTICECSQGFRCGNEECSFCVQECTKGQQPKDRMCEPCPPGTYNDRLHQSCIKWRKCTQPDHQIIVPGTAESNVDCGPKRQPDQTTSPDNTPTETPSVGKPLMSPPYNSSILEESRVIAILVTFGLLCIMIPFFTILYLEWKRKTLDKPLGTKKAQTEETRTAQPEECSFCFPQQEHGASSQTSMSSLVSEDKAMPLVG, encoded by the exons atgaGGCTGCTCCAtggattgttttttttcctagcGCTCTCCGTTCTGACTGTAACACAAGGATTGGAATCGAAATGTGAGGATTTGAAATTACAAAAGGATTCCGAAAATGTGTGCTGCAAGAAATGCATTCCAG GAAACCATATCATCGATAACTGTGGTAAAGACCCGAATGCTTTGTGTGCTCCATGTGGAAATGACACCTACATCTCAGATACAAGCCAGAAGAACTGTCTCCGGTGTACTCAATGCATAG GTGTGATGCGTGTGAAGGTCAGATGTTCAGCCAGCAGAGATACGATATGTGAATGCTCTCAGGGTTTTCGCTGCGGGAATGAAGAGTGTTCGTTCTGTGTGCAGGAATGTACCAAAGGACAACAGCCTAAAGACA GGATGTGTGAACCATGTCCTCCAGGAACATACAATGACCGACTTCATCAATCCTGTATTAAATGGAGAAA ATGCACACAGCCAGACCACCAAATTATTGTTCCTGGAACGGCCGAGTCAAATGTAGACTGCGGACCTAAAAGACAACCAGACCAAACCACTTCACCAGATAACACACCAACAGAAACACCATCAGTTGGAAAACCACTAATGTCTCCACCTTACAACAGCAGCATCCTCGAAGAGAGCA GGGTCATAGCTATTTTAGTCACTTTCGGGCTCCTCTGTATAATGATACCTTTTTTCACAATCCTGTACCTGGAGTGGAAAAGAAAGACCCTTGACAAACCCCTGGGTACAAAGAAAGCTCAAACTG AAGAGACTCGGACAGCTCAACCTGAAGAATGCAGTTTCTGTTTTCCACAGCAGGAACACGGTGCAAGCAGTCAGACGTCCATGTCCTCGCTGGTCTCAGAAGACAAGGCAATGCCTTTAGTTGGATGA